The following are encoded in a window of Fusibacter sp. A1 genomic DNA:
- the truA gene encoding tRNA pseudouridine(38-40) synthase TruA gives MRYKCTCEYDGRCFYGWQRQPKHRTVQKEIEESLSKLYGSEITIHGASRTDRGVHAKGQVFHFDTQKEIPLDKIIKVMNRHFPDDVRVRSAETADEEFHSRYHTVSKTYEYKFSTTQEYSVMDAHYIYQYGKPVNLDVMRETARCFLGTHDFKAFMASGSSVENTVRTIYDITFDIHEEIVTMKVTGSGFLYNMVRIMMGVYFDVSEGIKNVTDVAIELSGGNRSYFRRTAPACGLYLVETVYE, from the coding sequence ATGCGTTATAAGTGCACCTGCGAATACGACGGCAGGTGTTTTTATGGCTGGCAGAGGCAACCTAAGCATCGAACGGTTCAGAAAGAGATTGAAGAATCCCTGTCAAAATTATATGGCAGTGAAATAACGATACACGGCGCCTCGAGAACCGATAGGGGAGTGCATGCAAAAGGACAGGTCTTCCATTTTGACACGCAAAAGGAAATACCGCTTGATAAGATAATCAAGGTCATGAATAGGCATTTCCCTGATGATGTGAGAGTCCGATCTGCTGAAACCGCGGACGAGGAGTTCCATAGCAGGTATCATACCGTGTCGAAAACGTATGAGTACAAATTCAGCACCACGCAGGAGTACTCTGTGATGGATGCGCATTACATCTACCAGTATGGAAAACCTGTCAACCTGGATGTGATGAGAGAGACTGCGAGATGCTTCTTAGGCACACATGACTTTAAAGCCTTCATGGCTTCTGGAAGCAGCGTGGAAAACACAGTACGGACAATTTATGACATCACATTTGACATTCATGAGGAGATCGTGACGATGAAGGTTACCGGAAGCGGCTTCTTATACAACATGGTAAGAATCATGATGGGTGTCTATTTTGATGTTTCTGAAGGCATAAAAAACGTAACGGATGTAGCGATTGAGCTTTCAGGCGGTAATCGCAGCTATTTTAGGCGTACAGCTCCAGCTTGCGGACTTTATCTTGTGGAAACCGTCTATGAATGA
- a CDS encoding energy-coupling factor transporter transmembrane protein EcfT has product MLRDITIGQYYPSASVVHKLDPRFKIIGTITFLAGLFIIDTLWAYIPILLFLGSIIKLSRVPLSFVLRGLKPIVFIIVFTVSINLFFTPGDPLIGFWKIVITKEGLRQAVFMASRLMLLITGSSMMTFTTSPIELTDGIEQLLNPFKRIGVPAHEIAMMMTIALRFIPTLLEETDKIMKAQMARGTDFETGSLIKRAKNLVPILVPLFISAFRRADELAMAMESRCYKGGEGRTRMKLLKLGRFDYIGMALIALYLFSVIMVNSYAL; this is encoded by the coding sequence ATGTTAAGAGATATCACGATTGGTCAATATTATCCATCAGCCAGTGTCGTACACAAGCTGGACCCACGATTTAAGATTATCGGGACGATTACTTTTTTGGCTGGACTATTCATTATCGATACCCTTTGGGCTTACATTCCCATTCTTCTTTTTTTAGGTTCGATCATAAAGCTTAGCAGAGTGCCTCTTTCTTTTGTACTCAGAGGACTTAAGCCGATTGTCTTTATCATCGTGTTCACAGTAAGTATCAACCTGTTCTTTACCCCTGGTGATCCTCTGATTGGTTTTTGGAAAATCGTGATCACGAAAGAGGGGCTGAGACAGGCCGTGTTTATGGCCTCCAGACTAATGCTATTAATCACTGGGAGTTCGATGATGACCTTTACGACGTCTCCTATCGAGCTCACAGACGGTATCGAGCAGCTGCTCAATCCCTTTAAGAGAATAGGCGTGCCCGCTCATGAAATAGCCATGATGATGACAATCGCCCTAAGGTTCATACCGACTCTGCTTGAAGAGACCGATAAGATCATGAAAGCCCAAATGGCAAGAGGCACTGACTTTGAAACCGGATCACTTATCAAACGCGCCAAGAATCTTGTTCCAATACTGGTCCCCCTTTTCATCAGCGCTTTTAGAAGGGCGGATGAACTCGCAATGGCCATGGAGTCGAGATGTTATAAAGGCGGCGAAGGCAGGACCAGAATGAAGCTCCTGAAATTAGGCCGTTTCGACTATATCGGCATGGCTTTGATCGCCTTGTATCTGTTTAGCGTCATTATGGTGAACTCTTATGCGTTATAA
- a CDS encoding energy-coupling factor transporter ATPase → MSILLNQVNFIYDQGTPYETKALSDVSIEINRGEFIGLIGHTGSGKSTLIQMMNGLLKPNTGEIFINGYDITTKGIKLSDVRKRVGLVFQYPEYQLFEETIVKDVAYGPSNLGLAKAEIQSRVSEALMAVGMDAEVFKDISPFEVSGGQKRRVAIAGVLAMQPEVLILDEPTAGLDPAGREDILKLIKKEHERQNRTTIFVSHSMEDVAKYVDRILVMDKGKVIFFDTPSNVFKNHEILSSIGLDIPEVTKIIKSLNENGFDLPEDVYDAHVLSRLIGEKLGGVSC, encoded by the coding sequence ATGTCAATACTCCTCAACCAAGTAAATTTTATATACGATCAAGGAACACCTTATGAGACGAAGGCTCTTAGCGACGTGTCGATTGAAATCAACCGTGGTGAGTTCATAGGTCTTATCGGTCATACAGGTTCAGGGAAATCCACCTTGATTCAAATGATGAACGGACTTTTAAAACCGAATACCGGAGAGATATTTATCAACGGATATGACATCACAACCAAGGGTATAAAACTTTCAGATGTCAGAAAACGTGTCGGTCTTGTGTTTCAGTACCCCGAGTATCAGTTATTTGAAGAAACCATTGTCAAAGATGTCGCTTACGGTCCATCTAATCTGGGACTAGCAAAAGCCGAGATCCAAAGTAGGGTCTCAGAAGCGCTAATGGCCGTCGGGATGGATGCTGAGGTCTTTAAGGACATATCGCCCTTTGAAGTCAGCGGCGGGCAGAAAAGACGAGTAGCGATAGCGGGTGTGCTTGCGATGCAGCCTGAAGTTCTGATTTTGGACGAACCGACTGCCGGGCTTGATCCAGCGGGACGTGAAGATATTCTTAAACTGATCAAAAAAGAACATGAAAGACAAAATAGGACCACGATATTTGTAAGCCATTCCATGGAAGACGTTGCAAAGTATGTCGACCGTATCCTTGTCATGGACAAGGGAAAGGTGATTTTTTTTGACACGCCAAGCAATGTGTTTAAAAATCATGAGATCCTCTCAAGCATAGGTCTTGATATACCTGAAGTCACAAAAATAATCAAGTCGCTTAATGAAAACGGATTCGACTTGCCTGAAGATGTCTATGACGCCCATGTGCTGAGTAGGCTGATCGGTGAGAAGCTGGGTGGTGTGTCATGTTAA
- a CDS encoding energy-coupling factor transporter ATPase yields MDKIKIENTTFKYEHSEHLALEGIDLHVKEGEFLAILGHNGSGKSTLAKMINALLLPTTGSVWVDGMNTADDEVLWDIRRTAGMVFQNPDNQIIATIVEEDVAFGPENLGLDQSEIIKRVDFAIERVDMTAYRHKPPHLLSGGQKQRISIAGVLAMKPSCIIFDEPTAMLDPSGRKEVMDTIMSLHKEGITVVLITHFMEEAVKADRVVVMHEGKIVKNETPMTLFQDVDSLKALSLDVPEVVGITHELRKMGIKLPKTILDREQLVNALCQYSSTK; encoded by the coding sequence ATGGATAAAATAAAGATTGAGAATACAACATTCAAATATGAGCATTCAGAGCATCTCGCCCTCGAAGGAATCGACCTTCATGTAAAAGAAGGCGAGTTTCTTGCTATTTTAGGTCATAACGGATCGGGAAAGAGCACGCTCGCGAAAATGATCAACGCACTACTGCTGCCTACTACTGGAAGTGTGTGGGTTGATGGGATGAATACAGCTGACGATGAAGTCTTGTGGGACATCAGAAGGACTGCTGGAATGGTCTTTCAAAACCCGGACAACCAGATTATCGCGACGATCGTTGAGGAAGATGTCGCTTTCGGACCCGAAAACTTAGGTCTTGATCAAAGTGAGATCATCAAAAGAGTCGACTTTGCCATCGAGCGGGTTGATATGACAGCATACAGGCATAAGCCACCGCACCTACTCAGTGGTGGCCAGAAGCAGCGGATTTCGATTGCCGGCGTTCTCGCCATGAAACCCTCATGCATCATTTTTGACGAGCCCACAGCGATGCTGGACCCTTCTGGTAGAAAAGAAGTGATGGACACCATCATGAGCCTGCACAAGGAAGGGATCACAGTCGTCTTGATCACGCATTTTATGGAAGAAGCCGTGAAGGCGGATCGGGTTGTTGTCATGCATGAAGGCAAAATCGTAAAGAATGAAACTCCGATGACACTTTTTCAGGATGTGGACTCGCTTAAAGCCCTATCTCTGGATGTGCCGGAAGTGGTAGGAATCACACACGAACTTCGTAAAATGGGCATCAAACTCCCAAAGACAATTTTAGATAGAGAACAGTTGGTGAATGCATTATGTCAATACTCCTCAACCAAGTAA
- the rplQ gene encoding 50S ribosomal protein L17: MAKYRKLGRPSAHRNLMLRNLVLSLLTKGRIETTETRAKEARKFADKMITLAKRGDIHARRQVVSFLGDKVAAKQLFEEIAPKYAERNGGYTRIMKTGPRRGDAAPMAIIELV; the protein is encoded by the coding sequence ATGGCGAAGTACCGTAAGTTAGGTCGTCCATCTGCTCACAGAAACCTCATGCTTAGAAACCTTGTTTTAAGTCTTTTGACTAAAGGTCGTATCGAAACGACTGAAACAAGAGCTAAAGAAGCTAGAAAATTTGCTGATAAAATGATTACACTTGCTAAACGCGGTGATATTCATGCTAGAAGACAAGTTGTTAGCTTCTTGGGAGATAAAGTGGCTGCTAAGCAACTTTTCGAAGAAATCGCTCCTAAGTATGCTGAGAGAAACGGCGGTTACACTAGAATTATGAAAACTGGTCCTAGAAGAGGCGACGCAGCCCCTATGGCGATCATTGAATTAGTTTAA
- a CDS encoding DNA-directed RNA polymerase subunit alpha translates to MIEIEKPTIECLELSEDNTYGKFVLEPLERGYGTTLGNSLRRILLASLPGTAVKWVKIDNVLHEFSTIDGVKEDVIEIVLNLKALAAKIHSDDETKILRIDTNEPGVVTAGDIIADADVEILDSDMYICTLEENASLSMEIALSKGRGYVPAEANKELGLPIGIIPVDSIFTPVKKVNFTVENTRVGQVANYDKLVLEVWTDGTIKPDEATSLGAKIMSEHLNLFINMTEEMSNVEIMVEKEEDKKEKVLEMTIEELDLSVRSYNCLKRAGINTVEELTLKTEEDMMKVRNLGKKSLEEVKHKLAELELGLKPSEE, encoded by the coding sequence ATGATTGAAATAGAAAAGCCAACCATTGAATGTTTGGAATTGAGTGAAGACAATACGTATGGCAAATTCGTGCTCGAACCGCTTGAAAGAGGCTATGGAACAACACTAGGCAACAGCCTACGTCGAATTCTTTTAGCTTCATTGCCAGGTACTGCTGTGAAATGGGTCAAAATTGACAATGTTTTACATGAGTTCTCGACGATTGATGGCGTTAAAGAAGATGTTATTGAAATCGTGCTAAACCTTAAAGCTTTAGCCGCTAAAATACATTCTGATGACGAAACGAAAATACTACGTATTGATACAAATGAACCAGGCGTTGTGACAGCAGGAGATATCATTGCAGATGCAGATGTCGAGATACTCGATTCTGATATGTATATCTGCACACTAGAAGAAAACGCATCTTTAAGTATGGAGATAGCACTTTCTAAAGGCAGAGGATATGTTCCGGCTGAAGCTAATAAAGAATTGGGCTTGCCAATTGGTATCATACCAGTTGATTCAATCTTTACACCAGTTAAAAAAGTAAACTTCACAGTTGAAAATACACGTGTAGGCCAAGTTGCAAATTATGATAAGCTCGTACTTGAAGTATGGACAGATGGTACGATCAAACCAGATGAAGCAACATCACTAGGCGCTAAGATCATGAGTGAACACTTAAACCTATTCATCAACATGACTGAAGAAATGTCAAATGTTGAAATTATGGTTGAGAAAGAAGAAGATAAGAAAGAAAAAGTTCTTGAGATGACTATCGAGGAACTTGACTTGTCTGTTCGTTCATACAACTGCCTCAAACGTGCTGGTATCAACACGGTAGAAGAATTGACACTTAAGACTGAAGAAGACATGATGAAGGTTAGAAACCTTGGTAAGAAGTCTCTTGAAGAAGTTAAGCACAAGCTAGCAGAGCTAGAACTTGGCTTGAAACCTTCTGAAGAGTAA
- the rpsD gene encoding 30S ribosomal protein S4, which translates to MARYTGPSCRLCRREGKKLFLKGDRCYSDKCAVTKRATPPGQHGARRTKLSNYGLQLREKQMVKRAYGMIEGQFRQTYERAEKMQGITGENLLRLLELRFDNVVFRMGLAQSRKEARQLVTHGHFTLNGRKADIPSMTLKVGDVVAVKEKSLSSDKFKGIQEKAATAPKWIQADIEKLAGKVIALPEREDIDLPIEEHLIIELYSR; encoded by the coding sequence ATGGCTAGATATACAGGACCTTCATGCAGATTGTGTAGACGAGAAGGAAAGAAACTTTTCCTTAAAGGTGATAGATGTTACTCTGATAAATGTGCTGTAACAAAGAGAGCAACGCCACCAGGTCAACACGGTGCAAGAAGAACTAAATTGTCAAACTACGGTTTACAATTAAGAGAAAAACAAATGGTAAAAAGAGCTTACGGTATGATCGAAGGTCAATTCAGACAGACTTACGAACGTGCTGAGAAGATGCAAGGTATCACAGGTGAAAACCTGTTGAGACTTCTTGAGCTAAGATTTGACAATGTTGTATTTAGAATGGGCTTGGCTCAATCTAGAAAAGAAGCTAGACAATTGGTTACACACGGTCACTTTACGTTGAACGGCAGAAAAGCTGATATCCCATCAATGACTTTAAAAGTCGGTGATGTTGTAGCAGTTAAAGAAAAAAGCCTTTCATCTGATAAGTTCAAAGGTATCCAAGAAAAAGCAGCAACTGCTCCTAAGTGGATTCAAGCAGACATTGAAAAATTAGCTGGTAAAGTTATTGCGCTTCCAGAAAGAGAAGACATCGACCTACCAATCGAAGAGCACTTGATTATCGAGCTTTACTCTAGATAA
- the rpsK gene encoding 30S ribosomal protein S11, translated as MVAKKTKVKRKKREKKNIERGQAHIQASFNNTLVTLTDEKGNAIAWSSAGSLGFRGSRKSTPFAAQMAGETAAKAAMEHGLRSVKVFVKGPGSGREAAIRSLQAAGLEINSIQDVTPIPHNGCRPPKRRRV; from the coding sequence ATGGTTGCTAAAAAGACGAAAGTTAAAAGAAAAAAGCGTGAAAAGAAAAATATTGAGCGTGGCCAAGCCCACATTCAAGCTTCTTTTAACAATACACTCGTTACGTTGACTGACGAAAAAGGTAATGCAATTGCATGGTCATCTGCAGGAAGCCTTGGTTTCAGAGGGTCAAGAAAATCTACTCCATTTGCTGCACAGATGGCTGGCGAAACAGCTGCTAAAGCGGCTATGGAACACGGTCTTAGATCAGTAAAGGTATTTGTAAAAGGACCAGGTTCTGGACGTGAAGCAGCAATTCGTTCGCTTCAAGCTGCAGGTCTTGAAATCAACTCTATTCAAGACGTTACGCCAATTCCACATAACGGCTGCAGACCGCCAAAAAGACGTAGAGTATAG
- the rpsM gene encoding 30S ribosomal protein S13 translates to MARIAGVDLPRDKRVVIGLTYIFGIGRQTAGDILAKASIDENTRIKDLTEDEVASLRAIIEEDFTVEGDLRREISMNIKRLQEIGCRRGIRHRRRLPVRGQKTKTNARTVKGPRRTVAKKKGAK, encoded by the coding sequence ATGGCAAGAATTGCAGGTGTTGACTTACCAAGAGATAAGAGAGTCGTTATTGGATTAACTTATATTTTCGGTATTGGTAGACAGACAGCAGGCGATATACTCGCAAAAGCTAGTATTGATGAAAATACAAGAATCAAAGATTTGACAGAAGACGAGGTAGCTTCACTTAGAGCTATTATCGAAGAAGATTTTACAGTTGAGGGTGACCTTAGACGTGAAATCTCTATGAACATCAAACGTCTTCAAGAGATTGGTTGCCGTAGAGGTATCCGTCATAGAAGAAGATTACCTGTAAGAGGTCAAAAGACTAAGACGAATGCTCGTACAGTCAAAGGTCCTAGAAGAACAGTCGCTAAGAAAAAAGGCGCAAAATAA
- the rpmJ gene encoding 50S ribosomal protein L36, with translation MKVRTSVKPICEKCKVIKRKGRVMVICENPKHKQKQG, from the coding sequence ATGAAGGTAAGAACTTCAGTTAAACCGATTTGCGAAAAATGTAAAGTTATTAAGCGTAAAGGCCGCGTTATGGTCATTTGCGAAAATCCTAAACATAAGCAAAAGCAAGGTTAA
- the infA gene encoding translation initiation factor IF-1, translated as MAKKEAIEVKGVVIEALPNATFRVKLENDHEILAHISGKLRMNFIRILPGDKVTMELSPYDLTKGRITWRGK; from the coding sequence ATGGCAAAAAAGGAAGCAATAGAAGTTAAGGGCGTTGTTATTGAAGCGCTGCCAAATGCAACATTTAGAGTGAAACTCGAGAATGATCATGAAATTCTCGCCCATATATCTGGAAAGCTGCGCATGAACTTCATTCGTATCTTACCAGGGGATAAAGTGACAATGGAACTCTCGCCATATGATTTGACAAAAGGTCGTATCACATGGCGTGGCAAGTGA
- a CDS encoding KOW domain-containing RNA-binding protein, giving the protein MNDTHALKIGQVVTSKAGRDKGRAFVIIEIVDHEYVKVTDGDLRRIERPKLKKVKHLNVSHMILTEIEMILMEGKRLSNEMLRKSLEGFTFTAE; this is encoded by the coding sequence ATGAATGATACACATGCGTTAAAGATAGGTCAAGTTGTGACCTCGAAAGCAGGTAGAGATAAGGGACGTGCATTCGTAATCATTGAGATTGTGGATCACGAGTATGTCAAAGTCACAGATGGCGACTTACGTCGTATTGAACGACCTAAACTTAAGAAAGTGAAGCATTTAAACGTCAGTCATATGATACTTACAGAGATTGAAATGATATTGATGGAAGGCAAGCGTCTTTCAAATGAAATGTTAAGAAAATCTTTAGAAGGCTTTACTTTCACGGCTGAATAG
- the map gene encoding type I methionyl aminopeptidase, which yields MIYLKSQREIELMRQAGRIVALAHEAIRNIIEPGITTLELDAIAEKVIRENGGIPAFKGYGGFPGSICASVNDEVVHGIPGHRKLVDGDIISVDIGVNLNGYYGDAAKTHPVGTVSEEARLLIEDTRQSFYEGLKMCEVGHRLSDISHAVQSYSENKGYGVVRDLVGHGIGTALHEDPQVPNYGPSGKGPRLQVGMVLAIEPMINIGSYHVETLEDNWTVVTLDRKLSAHYEHTVAITKDGPELLTVL from the coding sequence ATGATTTATCTGAAATCACAACGTGAGATTGAACTGATGCGACAAGCTGGTCGTATCGTAGCTTTAGCTCATGAAGCGATTCGAAATATAATTGAGCCAGGGATCACGACACTTGAACTAGATGCCATTGCCGAGAAAGTCATTCGTGAAAACGGTGGGATTCCAGCCTTTAAAGGGTATGGAGGATTTCCAGGAAGTATTTGCGCATCTGTGAACGATGAAGTCGTACACGGTATTCCGGGTCATCGCAAGTTAGTAGATGGCGATATCATCAGTGTGGATATTGGCGTCAATCTGAATGGTTACTACGGGGATGCGGCAAAAACACATCCGGTTGGCACTGTATCTGAAGAGGCAAGACTGCTTATTGAAGATACACGTCAAAGTTTTTACGAAGGACTTAAAATGTGTGAAGTTGGACATAGGTTATCAGACATCAGTCACGCTGTTCAAAGTTATTCTGAAAACAAAGGATATGGCGTTGTTCGCGATCTTGTAGGGCATGGGATTGGTACTGCGCTTCACGAAGACCCTCAAGTTCCGAATTACGGACCTTCAGGGAAGGGTCCCAGACTTCAAGTTGGTATGGTCCTTGCAATTGAACCGATGATCAACATTGGTTCATACCATGTTGAAACTCTTGAAGATAACTGGACAGTCGTAACATTGGATCGTAAATTATCTGCGCACTATGAGCATACAGTGGCCATCACAAAAGATGGACCTGAATTGCTAACTGTTTTATGA
- a CDS encoding adenylate kinase yields MRLILLGPPGAGKGTQAANISAQYNIPHISTGDIFRANIKAGTPLGVKAKSYIDAGELVPDSLVVEIVADRLSEEDAKKGFLLDGFPRTVNQAEELKDFLNSNSISLDRVINIAVDPAVLIERAVGRRICKACGATYHISFNAPITEGVCDKCGGELYQRSDDVAETVKNRIEVYQNETAPLIAFYRNESLISDIDGLQAIDLVSKAIVKALEV; encoded by the coding sequence ATGAGACTTATCTTATTGGGACCTCCAGGAGCTGGTAAAGGCACACAAGCTGCGAACATCAGTGCGCAGTATAATATTCCTCATATATCTACAGGAGACATATTTAGAGCGAATATCAAAGCAGGCACACCTCTTGGTGTAAAGGCCAAATCGTATATCGATGCGGGCGAGCTTGTTCCTGATTCACTCGTCGTCGAGATTGTCGCAGACAGACTCAGCGAGGAAGACGCAAAGAAGGGTTTCTTGTTGGATGGTTTTCCGAGAACGGTAAATCAAGCAGAAGAGTTAAAAGACTTTTTGAATTCAAACTCGATTAGTCTTGACCGAGTGATCAACATCGCTGTTGATCCGGCTGTTTTGATTGAACGTGCTGTGGGTAGAAGAATCTGTAAAGCGTGTGGTGCTACGTACCATATCAGCTTTAACGCCCCTATTACAGAAGGCGTTTGCGATAAGTGCGGCGGCGAACTCTATCAACGTTCGGATGATGTAGCTGAAACGGTAAAGAATCGTATTGAAGTTTATCAGAATGAAACAGCTCCACTCATTGCTTTTTATAGAAATGAGTCGTTGATTTCAGACATAGATGGACTACAAGCTATCGATTTGGTTTCTAAAGCCATCGTTAAAGCACTCGAGGTGTAG
- the secY gene encoding preprotein translocase subunit SecY, translating into MFSTIKNAWKIPDLRNKILYTLLMLVIFRLGANIPVPGIDGVKLASLFSNDDGLLSIFNLMSGGAFKNFTLFALGISPYITASIILNLLQIAIPSLEQLAKQGEVGRKKIVQMTRYGTVVLALIQGIGFSIGIYRNAFVDFNALTVAIAVITLTAGTAFLMYLGEHITEKGIGNGISLFIFAGIVARLPDSILTTINGMLNNEINIISVLIFIVVALFIIAGVIMIQQGTRKIPVQYAKRVVGRKMYGGQNTHIPLKVNQAGVIPVIFAISILSFPQTIASFMPNSGFATFIGKWFASNGVAWTVSQLLLIIFFTYFYTSVSFNPFDIAENMKKNGGFIPGIRPGKPTVEYLQRSVSRLTLVGALFLGFIAVLPNVILNFTDLSIQFGGTSLLIVVGVALETSRQIEAQMTMRHYQGFLK; encoded by the coding sequence TTGTTCTCAACGATTAAGAATGCTTGGAAGATTCCGGATTTAAGAAATAAAATCTTGTATACGCTATTAATGCTTGTTATCTTTAGACTTGGCGCTAACATTCCTGTTCCAGGAATCGATGGCGTCAAGTTAGCATCATTATTCTCTAACGATGATGGGCTACTCAGTATTTTCAACTTGATGTCGGGTGGTGCGTTTAAGAACTTTACTTTATTCGCTCTTGGTATTTCACCATACATTACGGCTTCAATCATATTGAACTTACTACAGATCGCAATTCCAAGCTTGGAACAATTAGCTAAGCAGGGAGAAGTAGGACGTAAAAAAATCGTACAAATGACTAGATATGGTACGGTAGTTCTTGCTCTCATCCAGGGGATTGGTTTTTCAATAGGGATTTATAGAAACGCATTTGTCGACTTTAACGCGCTTACTGTCGCAATTGCTGTTATCACGCTCACAGCTGGTACTGCATTCCTGATGTATCTTGGTGAACACATCACAGAAAAAGGTATCGGTAATGGTATTTCATTATTCATCTTTGCAGGTATTGTAGCAAGACTACCTGATAGTATTCTTACTACAATCAACGGTATGTTGAATAACGAAATCAACATTATTAGTGTCTTGATCTTTATCGTAGTGGCACTCTTCATTATTGCAGGTGTCATCATGATTCAGCAAGGTACTAGAAAAATTCCAGTACAATATGCAAAACGTGTGGTTGGCAGAAAAATGTACGGTGGTCAAAACACTCACATTCCTCTAAAAGTCAATCAAGCGGGTGTAATTCCAGTTATCTTCGCCATATCGATCTTAAGCTTCCCACAAACTATCGCGTCATTTATGCCGAATAGCGGGTTTGCTACTTTCATTGGCAAGTGGTTTGCAAGTAATGGTGTAGCATGGACAGTTTCTCAACTATTGTTGATTATCTTCTTTACTTACTTCTATACATCAGTATCATTCAATCCGTTTGATATTGCTGAGAACATGAAGAAGAATGGCGGATTCATACCGGGCATCAGACCTGGTAAACCAACGGTGGAATACTTACAAAGATCTGTTAGCAGATTGACACTTGTAGGTGCTCTATTCCTAGGATTCATCGCTGTACTGCCAAATGTTATTTTGAACTTTACTGATTTGTCGATTCAATTCGGTGGAACGTCGCTACTGATCGTAGTCGGTGTAGCACTTGAAACAAGCAGACAGATCGAAGCTCAAATGACAATGAGACACTACCAAGGATTCCTTAAGTAG
- the rplO gene encoding 50S ribosomal protein L15, which produces MKLHELRPAAGSTKTRKRVGRGTGSGLGTTSGRGNNGQGQRSGGNVRPGFEGGQMPLFRRIPKRGFSNKPFAKVWSIINVEDLNRFDANTEITPEFLLEIGLISKLNNGLKVLGNGDLTKPFTVKAQKFTQSAIEKIEAAGGKAEVI; this is translated from the coding sequence ATGAAACTACATGAATTAAGACCGGCAGCTGGTTCTACTAAAACTAGAAAAAGAGTAGGTCGTGGTACAGGTTCTGGCCTCGGAACGACTTCTGGCCGTGGTAACAATGGTCAAGGACAACGTTCTGGCGGTAATGTTAGACCGGGTTTTGAAGGTGGTCAGATGCCACTTTTCAGAAGAATTCCTAAACGTGGTTTTAGCAACAAGCCTTTCGCTAAGGTTTGGTCGATAATCAATGTTGAAGATTTAAATCGTTTTGACGCAAATACAGAAATAACACCTGAGTTTTTACTTGAAATAGGACTCATCAGCAAATTGAATAACGGTTTAAAAGTACTCGGTAACGGCGACTTAACTAAACCTTTTACAGTTAAAGCTCAAAAGTTCACACAGTCAGCAATTGAAAAGATAGAAGCGGCTGGAGGAAAGGCAGAGGTGATCTAA
- the rpmD gene encoding 50S ribosomal protein L30, producing the protein MAKLQIKLVKSTIGAIPKHRKTVQALGLRKLNQVVEQNDNPQIRGMIKQVVHLLEVKEV; encoded by the coding sequence ATGGCTAAATTACAAATCAAACTTGTGAAAAGTACCATCGGTGCAATTCCGAAACACAGAAAAACAGTTCAAGCTTTAGGACTTAGAAAGCTTAACCAAGTAGTAGAGCAAAATGATAATCCTCAAATCAGAGGCATGATCAAACAAGTTGTTCACTTACTTGAGGTTAAAGAAGTTTAA